A part of Bacteroidia bacterium genomic DNA contains:
- a CDS encoding cytidine deaminase produces the protein MEKKKLEITYSQHLKASELPSDEAALLEAALEATDLAYAPFSGFRVGCAVLLEDGSIITGNNQENRAYPSGICAERTALFHIGSLGKGAQIRKIAVRARSDKKEITVPAMPCGGCRQVMVEYERMAKKPFIILTQGESGDILRMEGVQNSLMPFSFDIEF, from the coding sequence TTGGAAAAGAAAAAACTGGAGATTACCTATTCCCAACACCTGAAGGCTTCAGAACTGCCTTCGGACGAAGCTGCCCTCCTCGAAGCGGCACTGGAAGCGACTGACCTTGCCTATGCTCCTTTTTCGGGATTCCGGGTAGGGTGTGCCGTCCTGCTGGAAGATGGGTCAATCATTACCGGAAATAATCAGGAAAATCGCGCCTATCCTTCCGGCATCTGTGCAGAACGCACGGCACTTTTTCATATTGGAAGCTTAGGCAAAGGTGCACAAATCCGGAAAATCGCCGTCCGGGCACGCAGTGATAAAAAAGAAATCACCGTACCGGCCATGCCCTGCGGCGGCTGCCGTCAGGTAATGGTAGAATACGAACGAATGGCTAAAAAACCCTTTATCATTCTCACTCAGGGGGAAAGCGGAGATATTCTCAGGATGGAAGGTGTACA
- the hslU gene encoding ATP-dependent protease ATPase subunit HslU, with amino-acid sequence MKDSLTPARIVQELDKYIIGQGDAKKSVAIALRNRWRRMNAREDIRREIIPNNIMMIGPTGVGKTEIARRLAQLAQAPFIKVEASKFTEVGYVGRDVESMVRDLVEQAVNMVRAEQKEQIREVARENANEQILDILIPPVKKKGKTTSGEWESQEVGFQSPVNFSDEELNERTREKFRGKLHRGELEDRKIEVEMVVPTHNVQVVGPMGMEGFDGLQDMLSGMVPKKKKKRKMTVAEAREYLIDEEASRLIDMDSVTKDAIERAGNSGIIFIDEIDKVAVSGGHGGGPDVSRQGVQRDLLPIVEGSVVNTKHGSIKTDHILFIAAGAFHVAKPSDLIPELQGRFPIRVELSSLTREDFVKILTQPQNALTRQYQALLESEDVQLEFDAESIELIAEMAFNVNQEVENIGARRLHTIMSNLLNDILFEVPDLNVENKFLVTRSFVEQRLGEMVKKKDLSQYIL; translated from the coding sequence ATGAAAGATAGTCTGACACCCGCACGAATCGTACAGGAACTCGATAAATATATCATCGGACAGGGAGACGCAAAAAAATCGGTCGCCATTGCCCTTCGCAACCGGTGGCGCAGGATGAACGCAAGAGAGGATATCCGCAGGGAAATCATTCCCAATAATATCATGATGATCGGGCCAACCGGCGTGGGGAAAACAGAAATTGCCCGCAGGCTGGCGCAATTGGCGCAAGCGCCTTTCATTAAAGTGGAAGCCTCCAAATTTACCGAAGTGGGCTACGTAGGCCGCGATGTCGAAAGCATGGTGCGCGATCTCGTGGAGCAGGCTGTCAATATGGTAAGGGCCGAACAAAAAGAACAGATCCGTGAAGTGGCCCGCGAAAACGCCAATGAACAGATTCTGGATATTCTCATCCCTCCTGTAAAGAAAAAGGGGAAAACCACCAGCGGCGAATGGGAATCTCAGGAAGTGGGGTTTCAGTCGCCGGTCAATTTCTCCGACGAAGAACTCAACGAACGGACGCGCGAAAAATTCAGGGGAAAACTCCATCGCGGCGAACTCGAAGACCGGAAAATAGAAGTCGAAATGGTCGTTCCCACCCACAATGTGCAGGTGGTCGGCCCTATGGGAATGGAAGGTTTTGACGGATTGCAGGATATGCTCAGTGGCATGGTTCCCAAAAAGAAAAAAAAGCGCAAAATGACTGTCGCTGAAGCGCGTGAATACCTGATAGACGAAGAAGCTTCCCGCCTGATTGATATGGATTCTGTAACAAAAGATGCCATAGAAAGAGCCGGAAACAGTGGGATTATCTTCATTGACGAAATTGATAAAGTAGCTGTGAGTGGTGGCCACGGCGGGGGGCCTGATGTTTCCCGGCAAGGTGTGCAGCGCGACCTCCTGCCAATCGTTGAAGGGTCGGTTGTCAATACCAAACACGGCAGCATCAAAACGGATCATATTCTCTTTATCGCTGCGGGTGCTTTTCACGTGGCAAAACCTTCCGATCTGATCCCCGAACTTCAGGGTCGATTTCCCATTCGGGTGGAACTGTCATCTCTGACAAGAGAAGATTTTGTAAAAATCCTTACCCAGCCACAAAATGCACTTACCCGCCAATACCAGGCATTGCTGGAAAGTGAAGATGTGCAGTTGGAGTTTGACGCAGAATCTATCGAACTGATTGCAGAAATGGCCTTCAATGTCAATCAGGAAGTAGAAAATATCGGCGCCAGGCGGCTTCATACGATCATGAGCAATTTGCTCAACGATATCCTGTTTGAAGTTCCAGACCTAAATGTCGAAAATAAGTTTTTGGTTACCCGTAGTTTTGTCGAACAAAGGCTGGGAGAAATGGTGAAGAAAAAAGATCTGAGTCAGTATATTTTGTAG
- a CDS encoding HepT-like ribonuclease domain-containing protein, with the protein MNAKPSERERLIHIVKAIDRIFRFCDTLTYETFSQDEMAQFAIIKNFEIIGEAAHQLSVELREKNNHMEWRKIIAFHHILVHDYYKINTVIIWNAIENKLRDLKRNIEKMLEENS; encoded by the coding sequence ATGAACGCGAAGCCGTCTGAAAGGGAGCGACTCATCCACATTGTCAAAGCAATTGACCGGATTTTCAGGTTTTGTGATACACTCACCTACGAAACCTTTTCACAAGATGAAATGGCGCAGTTTGCTATTATCAAAAATTTTGAGATCATTGGCGAAGCTGCCCATCAGCTGTCAGTAGAACTTCGGGAAAAGAATAACCACATGGAATGGCGGAAAATTATAGCCTTTCACCATATTCTGGTTCATGATTATTACAAAATAAATACTGTGATCATCTGGAATGCCATTGAAAACAAACTGAGGGATTTAAAACGGAATATTGAAAAGATGCTTGAGGAAAATAGCTAA
- a CDS encoding TonB-dependent receptor plug domain-containing protein, whose translation MRTLILLPLLILGRFLHAQNVTISGYVREAESGEALVGVVVWDSISKKGVQGNDYGFYSLTVPAGIVKLRASFVTYIPYKNDIWVLGDTVINLNLSSKTLAAVQIIGKGEDYSPVPINRLQISLQELEAVPALLGEKDLLKSLALTPGVSVGTEGSSGLLVRGGSPDQNLILLDDATVYNSSHLFGFVSVFNTDAIKKVELYKGAFPARYGGRLSSVLDIKMKEGNLQGKKGLASIGLLSSRVTYEGPLKWHNTSFILSGRASYLGLIGLPIYLAYQAGAADSYFNYWLYDVNAKVNHTFKDKSQIFVSFYNGYDNWLGRDQSSKGNESKFGLNWGNTTNTLRYNRILHPKLFLKGMVLFSNYGYRIHAGEKSTLTEGDSTFILKQSTRISSTVQDIGGKLSLDFFPFSFHTLRTGVEVLSQKFHPGVVTNENNIFTTPDENPNPKFFTRTLAGFAEYEARFFSRIILNMGVRGSVFQPKDTSFYAWEPRLSFNLLLSKDWAFQVAYSKMRQNLHLLSSNGAGLPNDIWVPATKLTGAETAEQYSVGLSASIPDIPLTITLESYYKQFAGLIDYQTGYSLITNYRQNWENLVETQGEGKAYGIEALIHKKEGRISGWISYTWSVNQRKFENINRGEWFAGRFDRRNDFSVTGSYTLNKRWRLSGTWVYSSGSPVTLPVSVQQDNEGQEVLIYGDRNNSRMPAYHRLDLGAELTIIPSLSNSPTWNFSIYNVYNRQNPFFLEIKKDNSSPPDTIKYNLVQRSLFPFLPSISYSWRF comes from the coding sequence ATGCGAACACTAATACTTCTCCCGCTTCTGATTTTGGGTCGTTTTCTTCATGCTCAAAACGTTACGATTAGCGGATATGTCAGAGAAGCGGAAAGTGGTGAAGCCTTGGTAGGAGTGGTTGTCTGGGATTCTATCAGTAAAAAAGGGGTTCAGGGAAATGATTATGGGTTTTATAGTCTGACGGTTCCGGCGGGTATTGTCAAACTCCGGGCGTCGTTTGTTACCTATATTCCTTATAAAAACGATATTTGGGTTTTGGGCGATACGGTGATTAATCTTAATCTTTCCAGTAAAACTTTAGCAGCCGTTCAAATTATCGGGAAAGGCGAAGATTACTCTCCTGTACCAATCAACCGGCTGCAGATTTCTTTGCAGGAACTCGAAGCGGTACCTGCTCTACTGGGGGAAAAAGATTTGTTGAAATCACTGGCACTCACTCCGGGCGTGAGTGTCGGTACCGAGGGAAGCAGCGGATTATTGGTACGAGGGGGAAGTCCCGATCAGAACCTGATTTTACTGGATGATGCAACAGTTTATAATTCTTCTCATCTTTTTGGTTTTGTATCGGTGTTTAATACCGATGCCATAAAAAAGGTGGAATTGTACAAAGGTGCTTTTCCGGCTCGGTATGGTGGGCGTTTATCATCCGTCTTGGATATAAAAATGAAAGAAGGAAACCTACAGGGAAAAAAAGGTTTGGCGAGTATCGGGCTTTTGTCTTCCCGTGTAACTTATGAAGGCCCGCTTAAATGGCATAATACTTCGTTTATTCTGTCCGGAAGGGCATCTTATCTGGGTTTGATCGGGCTTCCGATTTATCTGGCCTATCAGGCGGGCGCAGCAGATTCCTATTTTAATTACTGGCTCTACGATGTCAATGCTAAAGTAAATCATACCTTCAAGGACAAAAGCCAAATTTTTGTTAGTTTTTACAATGGGTATGATAACTGGTTGGGGCGGGACCAAAGTTCCAAAGGCAATGAAAGTAAGTTTGGGCTGAACTGGGGAAATACCACAAATACGCTTCGTTATAACCGCATTTTACACCCCAAACTGTTTTTAAAAGGAATGGTACTGTTTTCAAATTATGGCTACCGGATTCATGCCGGAGAAAAAAGCACACTGACGGAAGGAGATTCTACTTTTATACTCAAACAAAGTACCCGCATATCCTCGACGGTTCAAGATATCGGGGGTAAATTGAGCCTGGATTTTTTTCCATTTTCCTTCCATACCTTGCGCACGGGTGTCGAAGTTCTTTCCCAAAAATTTCACCCCGGAGTAGTTACCAATGAAAATAATATTTTTACTACTCCGGATGAAAACCCCAATCCCAAGTTTTTTACCCGCACGTTGGCCGGATTTGCGGAGTATGAAGCGCGTTTTTTTTCACGGATTATTTTGAATATGGGGGTGAGGGGTTCTGTTTTTCAACCGAAAGATACTTCTTTTTATGCCTGGGAACCCCGTCTTTCGTTTAATCTATTGCTATCAAAAGACTGGGCTTTTCAGGTTGCATACAGCAAAATGCGGCAAAATCTCCACCTTCTTTCTTCGAATGGCGCGGGTTTGCCCAATGATATCTGGGTACCGGCTACAAAACTTACGGGTGCTGAAACTGCCGAACAATATAGCGTGGGTCTTTCCGCTTCCATTCCCGATATACCCTTAACAATAACCTTGGAATCTTACTACAAACAATTTGCCGGACTGATTGACTACCAGACCGGTTACAGTCTGATCACCAATTATCGGCAAAACTGGGAAAATTTGGTCGAAACTCAGGGCGAAGGAAAAGCATACGGAATTGAGGCTCTTATTCATAAAAAGGAGGGCAGAATATCGGGCTGGATATCTTATACATGGTCGGTCAACCAACGAAAATTTGAGAATATTAACCGGGGAGAATGGTTTGCCGGAAGGTTTGACCGCAGGAATGACTTTTCGGTCACCGGGTCTTACACGCTAAACAAGAGATGGCGGTTATCCGGAACTTGGGTTTATAGTTCCGGCTCTCCGGTGACACTGCCTGTATCGGTTCAGCAGGACAACGAGGGACAGGAAGTTTTGATTTACGGAGATCGAAATAACAGCCGGATGCCCGCCTATCATCGTCTGGATTTGGGTGCGGAGCTAACCATCATCCCTTCTTTGTCCAATTCTCCGACGTGGAATTTTAGCATTTATAATGTGTATAACCGACAGAATCCTTTTTTTCTCGAAATAAAAAAAGATAACTCGTCTCCTCCCGATACGATAAAGTACAATCTGGTTCAGCGATCCTTATTCCCTTTCCTCCCTTCGATTTCTTACTCATGGAGATTCTAA
- a CDS encoding DUF4249 domain-containing protein: MKHILFILVVSLTITGCQKIISIPVPVQESRLVVWGFLNPDEEISVTISQTAPVFENHPKNLSVKIALPALYENGIFRENLVHVQDGIYQSPSGIVPVVGKTYRVSVEAAGFAKIESPDEKVPEKLKLTSFVFQDSAISAINEGRAAGVLTLIFNDDPLNNNYYGVQIIPFETEDEPSGSLDWLLGYDETSQELCGVLSSGIGTVISDVCLNSVGGDTVRVAIETSYDSSDGFRKYHHLEVFIYSISASYYSFLQSQRTPEGLELAFSDPGSLFSNISGGYGVWGTFAVFHRRVDL; encoded by the coding sequence ATGAAACATATACTATTCATTTTGGTGGTTAGTTTGACGATAACCGGATGCCAGAAAATCATTTCGATACCCGTGCCAGTACAGGAATCTCGCCTGGTCGTCTGGGGATTTTTGAATCCGGATGAAGAAATTTCGGTTACGATCAGCCAGACTGCACCCGTTTTTGAAAATCACCCCAAGAACCTGAGCGTGAAAATAGCTCTTCCCGCTCTTTATGAAAACGGTATTTTTCGCGAAAATCTCGTTCATGTTCAGGATGGCATCTATCAGTCGCCGAGTGGAATCGTGCCAGTTGTTGGAAAAACCTATCGTGTATCCGTGGAGGCTGCTGGTTTTGCAAAAATCGAATCCCCTGACGAAAAAGTTCCGGAAAAATTAAAACTCACTTCCTTTGTTTTTCAGGACTCTGCTATTTCTGCAATCAATGAAGGACGCGCGGCGGGTGTGCTTACCCTGATTTTTAATGACGATCCGCTGAACAATAACTATTACGGGGTTCAGATTATTCCCTTTGAGACAGAAGATGAACCTTCGGGTTCGCTCGATTGGCTATTGGGATATGACGAAACTTCACAAGAACTTTGCGGTGTTCTTTCGAGTGGAATTGGGACGGTAATTTCGGATGTTTGCCTTAATTCCGTAGGCGGAGATACTGTGAGAGTTGCGATTGAAACCAGCTACGATTCCTCCGATGGTTTTCGTAAATATCATCATCTGGAAGTATTTATATACAGCATTTCTGCTTCATATTACAGCTTCCTCCAAAGCCAGCGTACTCCCGAAGGGCTGGAACTGGCTTTCTCTGACCCCGGTTCTCTTTTTTCGAATATTTCGGGCGGTTATGGTGTATGGGGAACCTTCGCCGTTTTTCACCGGCGGGTGGACCTTTAG
- a CDS encoding dihydrodipicolinate synthase family protein, translating into MNVNWTGIYPAVTTKFLADESLDHEGFAFNLNAQIEAGIDGIIVAGSLGENSVLTPEEKQLLLHTAQKTSAGRVPVLICVAECTTRDAVAFAHTSQENGADGLMVLPPMRYPADSRETLQYLHRVAESVDLPIIIYNNPLAYNIMITPDMFADLAQHPNVQAIKESSGNVRYLTDLINRFGKRYKILSGVDDLAMESIILGATGWVAGLVNAFPRETVAIYRLVQAGKIAEAREIYRWFFPLLHLDVSTKLVQNIKLAEVATGLGTEYVREPRLPLAGEEREQIWKIIQDSLASRPDVEAYLKTIHA; encoded by the coding sequence ATGAATGTAAACTGGACCGGAATTTACCCCGCAGTAACTACCAAATTCCTCGCCGACGAATCCCTTGACCATGAGGGTTTTGCCTTCAACCTAAACGCCCAGATTGAGGCCGGAATAGATGGCATTATCGTCGCTGGTTCTCTTGGCGAAAACAGCGTCCTTACGCCGGAGGAAAAACAACTGCTCCTCCATACTGCACAAAAAACCAGTGCCGGGCGCGTACCGGTTCTGATATGTGTGGCTGAATGCACCACCCGCGACGCTGTCGCTTTTGCCCACACTTCGCAGGAAAACGGGGCCGATGGCCTCATGGTACTCCCGCCCATGCGTTACCCCGCCGATAGCCGCGAAACACTCCAATACCTTCACCGCGTGGCAGAATCGGTTGACCTCCCAATCATCATTTACAACAATCCGCTGGCTTACAATATCATGATCACGCCCGATATGTTTGCCGACCTCGCCCAACACCCCAATGTGCAGGCTATCAAAGAATCCTCCGGCAATGTCCGTTACCTCACCGACCTGATCAACCGCTTTGGCAAACGCTACAAAATCCTCTCAGGGGTGGATGATCTCGCCATGGAAAGCATCATCCTCGGTGCAACGGGCTGGGTAGCCGGACTGGTCAACGCTTTTCCACGCGAAACAGTAGCTATTTACCGGCTGGTACAGGCTGGAAAAATCGCCGAAGCCCGCGAAATTTACCGCTGGTTTTTCCCGCTCCTTCACCTCGATGTGTCCACCAAACTGGTGCAAAACATCAAACTCGCAGAAGTCGCCACGGGTCTCGGTACAGAGTATGTCCGCGAACCCCGGCTGCCACTCGCAGGTGAGGAAAGAGAACAGATCTGGAAAATCATTCAGGATAGCCTCGCCTCCCGCCCGGATGTCGAAGCTTATCTGAAAACTATTCACGCTTAA
- a CDS encoding aldehyde dehydrogenase (NADP(+)), with protein MYAINPATQQPLPGEFPATPATEINRLAEQAHEAFAIYRQKSGKEKATFLHAIADEILALGDELIQRAVAESGLPEGRITGERGRTVGQLRMFADYVAEGSWVDARIDFAQPERQPLPKPDIRQMLVPVGVVVVFTASNFPLAFSTAGGDTASALAAGNPVIVKAHESHPGTHALVAKAIQTAAEKTGMPAGVFASVYGQIPEGQTLVKHPLVKSVAFTGSFRGGKALYDAAAARPEPIPVFAEMGSINPVILLEKTLEIRGKAVAEMYAGSVTMGAGQFCTNPGLLIGKGGAHLDTFIQHLGAAIQAISPATMLNEKIYRGYESGRGEMLSQNGVNLEGQAEKAGDEWRGCGTVASVNGADFLANVHLQEEVFGPFTLVVKCADDAEMQTVVSQLRGQLTATVMGEPEEMVAHANLLGGLREKVGRLIFNGVPTGVEVCHSMFHGGPFPATTDSRFTSVGSNAIRRFARPVAYQSWPQTLLPEELKDGNPLGIKRMEVK; from the coding sequence ATGTACGCTATTAATCCCGCAACCCAACAACCGCTTCCCGGAGAGTTTCCCGCCACACCGGCTACCGAAATCAACCGCCTGGCAGAACAAGCGCATGAGGCTTTTGCCATTTACCGCCAGAAAAGCGGAAAGGAAAAGGCAACTTTTCTCCATGCGATTGCAGACGAAATTCTCGCTCTGGGCGACGAACTGATTCAAAGAGCGGTCGCTGAGTCCGGTTTACCCGAAGGCCGTATCACGGGCGAACGCGGACGTACCGTGGGGCAGTTGCGGATGTTTGCCGACTATGTGGCAGAAGGTTCGTGGGTGGACGCGCGGATAGACTTTGCCCAACCTGAAAGGCAGCCGCTGCCCAAACCCGATATCCGGCAGATGCTGGTTCCGGTGGGAGTGGTGGTAGTGTTTACTGCCAGTAACTTCCCGCTGGCATTTTCCACCGCGGGAGGAGATACCGCCTCTGCCCTTGCCGCCGGAAATCCGGTGATTGTCAAAGCCCATGAGTCGCATCCCGGCACACACGCGCTGGTAGCGAAGGCGATACAAACTGCCGCTGAAAAAACCGGTATGCCCGCAGGCGTATTTGCTTCGGTATATGGACAGATACCCGAAGGACAGACATTGGTAAAACATCCGCTGGTAAAATCGGTGGCGTTTACCGGTTCTTTTCGTGGGGGAAAAGCTCTGTACGATGCCGCAGCGGCAAGACCTGAGCCGATACCCGTATTTGCTGAAATGGGTAGTATCAACCCAGTGATTTTACTGGAAAAAACACTGGAAATACGCGGAAAAGCTGTAGCCGAAATGTATGCAGGTTCGGTGACAATGGGCGCCGGACAGTTTTGCACCAATCCCGGACTGCTGATCGGAAAAGGAGGGGCTCATCTCGATACATTCATTCAGCATCTGGGGGCGGCCATTCAGGCGATTTCTCCCGCGACCATGCTCAATGAAAAAATCTATCGCGGGTACGAGTCCGGGCGGGGCGAAATGCTCAGTCAGAACGGTGTAAACCTCGAAGGGCAGGCCGAAAAAGCGGGCGATGAATGGCGGGGATGTGGCACCGTCGCTTCAGTGAATGGGGCTGATTTTCTGGCGAATGTACATTTACAGGAAGAAGTGTTTGGCCCGTTTACCCTGGTAGTAAAATGTGCTGACGATGCAGAGATGCAAACGGTGGTCAGCCAGCTCCGGGGGCAACTTACGGCAACTGTGATGGGCGAACCGGAGGAAATGGTTGCTCATGCCAACCTGTTAGGTGGATTGCGGGAGAAAGTAGGCAGGCTCATATTCAACGGAGTGCCTACGGGTGTGGAGGTATGCCATTCGATGTTTCACGGGGGACCATTTCCCGCTACGACAGACAGCCGTTTTACTTCCGTAGGATCAAACGCGATCCGTCGGTTTGCGCGGCCAGTGGCCTATCAGAGCTGGCCGCAGACCCTGCTTCCGGAGGAGCTGAAGGATGGAAATCCGCTCGGAATAAAACGAATGGAGGTGAAGTGA
- a CDS encoding transposase, producing MDKFQNKYRIPSARLKGYDYGANGMYYVTICTKNRLHYFGEIVSTPNVAADNLGVVETDNVGVVETDDADVVETDNYPSLQPTEIGKIAIKFWQEIPEHFPFVELDEFIIMPNHIHGILVFNKPDKTDWTPNQFGVQSQNLGSVIRGYKASLKRFANQNNIEFEWQPRYHDRIIRDERGLNAVRRYIIDNPANWNNDLLNMKSNVESNVKSNVDVETGNL from the coding sequence ATGGATAAATTTCAAAATAAATATAGAATACCTTCTGCTCGATTAAAGGGGTATGATTATGGGGCGAATGGAATGTATTATGTAACCATTTGTACCAAAAATCGCTTGCATTATTTTGGTGAAATCGTCTCTACGCCAAACGTGGCGGCGGATAATTTGGGCGTTGTAGAGACGGATAATGTAGGCGTTGTAGAGACGGATGATGCGGACGTTGTAGAGACGGATAATTATCCGTCTCTACAACCGACCGAAATCGGAAAAATCGCAATAAAATTTTGGCAGGAAATTCCTGAACATTTCCCATTTGTCGAATTAGATGAATTTATCATAATGCCCAATCACATTCATGGTATTTTGGTGTTTAATAAACCTGATAAAACCGATTGGACACCCAATCAATTTGGGGTTCAATCGCAAAATTTAGGTTCCGTAATAAGAGGGTATAAAGCGTCTTTAAAAAGATTTGCGAACCAAAATAATATTGAATTTGAATGGCAACCGCGATATCACGACAGAATCATTCGCGATGAAAGAGGATTGAACGCCGTCAGACGATACATCATTGATAACCCTGCAAATTGGAACAATGATTTATTGAATATGAAATCCAATGTGGAATCCAATGTGAAATCCAATGTGGATGTAGAGACGGGTAATTTGTAG
- a CDS encoding 4-hydroxyproline epimerase, protein MRKTFFCIDAHTCGNPVRLVAGGGPHLEGASMSERRQHFLREYDWIRRGLMFEPRGHDMMSGSILYPPNDPANDVAVLFIETSGCLPMCGHGTIGTVTIAIEEGLVTPRIPGKLRLETPAGLVEVSFVQEGKKVRSVRLTNVPAFLAATGINVECPDLGMLTVDVAYGGNYYAIVDPQDNFSGIQNFTAGDLIRWSPVLRRRINETHRFVHPQNPTINGLSHILWTGDTLSPEADARNAVFYGDKAIDRSPCGTGTSARMAQWAAKGKLGVGDSFVHESFIGSKFTGRVESTARVGDYEGIVPSVEGWAMVTGYNTIVIDDDDPYAHGFQVI, encoded by the coding sequence ATGCGCAAAACCTTCTTTTGTATAGACGCTCACACCTGTGGAAATCCTGTACGCCTTGTAGCAGGTGGCGGGCCTCACCTCGAAGGGGCTTCCATGAGTGAACGCCGCCAGCATTTTCTCCGCGAATATGACTGGATTCGCCGTGGGCTGATGTTTGAGCCGCGTGGCCACGATATGATGTCGGGCAGTATTCTTTATCCTCCCAATGACCCTGCTAATGATGTGGCGGTGCTGTTTATCGAAACCAGCGGCTGTCTCCCTATGTGTGGGCATGGCACGATTGGCACGGTGACTATTGCCATTGAAGAGGGGCTGGTAACTCCCCGCATTCCCGGAAAACTCCGCCTCGAAACACCCGCCGGGCTTGTGGAGGTTTCCTTCGTTCAGGAAGGCAAAAAAGTGCGCTCCGTGCGCCTCACGAATGTGCCTGCTTTTCTCGCCGCTACAGGTATCAACGTCGAATGCCCTGACCTGGGTATGCTTACCGTGGATGTCGCATACGGGGGCAATTATTACGCAATCGTCGATCCGCAGGATAACTTCTCCGGCATCCAGAATTTTACAGCCGGAGACCTGATCCGCTGGAGTCCGGTACTCCGCCGCCGTATCAATGAAACCCATCGGTTTGTTCACCCCCAAAATCCCACCATCAATGGACTTAGCCATATCCTTTGGACAGGCGATACATTGAGCCCGGAAGCCGACGCCCGCAACGCGGTGTTTTATGGCGACAAAGCCATTGACCGGTCTCCGTGTGGCACCGGGACTTCTGCGCGTATGGCGCAGTGGGCTGCCAAAGGCAAACTTGGTGTGGGAGATTCTTTTGTGCATGAAAGTTTTATTGGTAGTAAGTTTACCGGAAGGGTGGAATCAACCGCAAGGGTAGGGGATTATGAGGGTATTGTGCCGAGTGTGGAAGGCTGGGCAATGGTTACGGGGTATAATACCATTGTGATTGATGACGATGACCCTTATGCACATGGCTTTCAGGTGATTTGA